CGACGTCAAGGAGCAGCGCTAATTCTGCGCGCGCCGCCTATCACACTATCAATCTATCCCTGACTACGGCCAGGGGGAGTGCAGCAAGGAGTCAAGCATGAGTAGCGTCACCGTCGACCATGTAGCGAACCCGAGCGGACATGATGATCACCATCATGCCCATGCCACCCCTAGCGGCTGGCGTCGCTGGCTGTTCGCCACCAATCACAAGGACATCGGGACCATGTACCTGATCTTCTCCTTTGTGATGTTGCTGGAGGGCGGCGTGCTGGCCTTGCTGCTGCGTACCGAACTGTTCCAGCCGGGCCTGCAGTTTTTCCGGCCAGAGCTGTTCAACCAGTTCACCACCATGCACGGCCTGATCATGATTTTCGGCGCGATCATGCCGGCTTTTGTGGGCTTTGCCAACTGGATGATTCCGCTGCAAATTGGCGCATCGGACATGGCTTTTGCCCGCATGAACAACTTCAGCTTCTGGCTGCTGCCCGTAGGCGCGATTCTGTTTACCGCGTCCTTCTTTGTGCCGGGCGGCGCGCCTGCCGGTGGCTGGACCATGTACGCCCCGCTGTCCTTGCAAATGGGACCAGGCATGGACTTCACGATTTTCGCGGTCCACATTCTGGGCGCGTCCTCCATCATGGGGGCCATCAATATTGTGGTGACGGTATTGAACATGCGCGCGCCTGGCATGACGCTGATGAAAATGCCGCTGTTTTGCTGGACCTGGCTGATTACCGCTTATCTGCTGATTGCCGTGATGCCCGTGCTGGCCGCTGCCGTGACCATGCTGCTGACGGACCGTCACTTCGGTACACACTTCTTTAACGCCGCCGGTGGTGGTGACCCGGTTCTGTACCAGCACATCTTCTGGTTCTTCGGTCACCCCGAGGTCTACATCATGATCTTGCCGGCCTTTGGCATTGTCTCTGCCATCGTGCCTGCCTTCTCGCGCAAAGCTTTGTTTGGCTATGCCTCCATGGTGTACGCCACCGCCGCCATCGCGATTCTGTCCTTCCTGGTGTGGGCCCACCACATGTTCTCCACCGGGATGCCGGTAACCGGGCAACTGTATTTCATGTATGCCACCATGCTGATCTCCATTCCGACCGGGGTGAAGATCTTCAACTGGGTAGCCACCATGTGGCGCGGTTCGCTGTCCTTTGAAACGCCCATGCTGTTTTCCATCGGCTTTATCTTCGTGTTCACGATTGGCGGCTTTACCGGCCTGATCCTGGCCGTGGCTCCGATTGATATTGCGGTACACGACACCTATTACGTGGTGGCTCACTTCCACTATGTGCTGGTGGCCGGTTCCTTGTTCGCCCTGTTTGGCGGTGCCTACTACTGGCTGCCCAAGTGGACCGGCCGCATGTACAACGAGCGTCTGGGCAAGATCCACTTCTGGTCCACCATGATCTCGTTCAACGTGACCTTCTTCCCCATGCACTTTCTGGGTCTGGCGGGCATGCCACGTCGTTATGTGGACTACGCCGGTCAGTTCACGGACTTCCACCAGATTGCCACCATTGGCGCCTTCTGGTTCGGCCTGTCGCAACTGCTGCTGATCTACATCGTGATTCAGGCGGCGCGCGGCAAGGGTGAAGTGGCCAGTGCCAAGCCATGGGAAGGCGCAGAGGGCCTGGAATGGACGGTGCCCTCGCCTGCCCCGCATCACACATTTGAAGTACCCCCTGTCGTCAAGTAACACTGGAGGAACGCCGTATGCCCCCCGAACAACGCCGTCGCAACCGCCGTCTGGGATTGCTCCTGGCCGTGTTCGTCATTGCCGTCATGGCCTGGACCTTTCTAAAAGGCAGTCAATTTTTAGGATAGTGATATGGATGACGATTTTCGGGACCTCACACGGCGCAAGCTCAGTTTTTTCCAGACATTGAAAGCCATTGCCTGGGGATTTTTTGGAGTCCGTCGTGGCCGCGACCATGAGCAGGACATTGCCAAGATCAATCCGGTCTATCTGATTATTGCCGCCTTGATCGCCACGGTTGTTTTCGTTGTGGGCCTGATTATGGTGGCCCGCTGGTTCATTGGTCAGGCCAGCTGAACCCTGGCCGGATACTGCGCCCAAGGGCACATGACCCGAAGGAGAACACTATGCATGTCGAGACTACGGCTCACCCGTCCAAGGCGCCGTATTACTACGTCCCCGGCTTGTCGGGGCATCCGGTACGCGCCAGCATTTCCCTGTGCCTGACGCTGTTGGGTGCGGCTACCTGGATCAATAACTGGCCGGGCGGCTTCTGGGTGTTTCTGGTCGGGATTCTCAGCTTCTTGCTGGTGCTGTTCTTCTGGTTCAGCGACGCCGTGCGCGAGTCTGAAACGGGTCTGAACAGCACGCGTGTCGATATCTCCTATCGCTGGAGCATGTCGTGGTTCATCTTTTCCGAAGTGATGTTTTTTGCGGCCTTTTTCGGAGCGCTTTGGTATACCCGTGAAATTGCCACGCCGCTGTTAAGCGACCTGGATCACCGCGCCCTGCTCTGGCCTGACTTCACCGGCACCTGGCCCAACCAGGGCCCCGCTGGCACTGTCGCCCCGTTCCAGACCGTAGGCCCGCTGTGGCTACCTACGATCAATACGGCCTTGCTGCTGACCTCGGGCGTCACCCTGACCATTGCTCACCACGCCTTGCGTGCCAGCAAGCGTGGCGGCGCGATCTTCTGGC
This genomic window from Alcaligenes faecalis contains:
- the ctaD gene encoding cytochrome c oxidase subunit I, encoding MSSVTVDHVANPSGHDDHHHAHATPSGWRRWLFATNHKDIGTMYLIFSFVMLLEGGVLALLLRTELFQPGLQFFRPELFNQFTTMHGLIMIFGAIMPAFVGFANWMIPLQIGASDMAFARMNNFSFWLLPVGAILFTASFFVPGGAPAGGWTMYAPLSLQMGPGMDFTIFAVHILGASSIMGAINIVVTVLNMRAPGMTLMKMPLFCWTWLITAYLLIAVMPVLAAAVTMLLTDRHFGTHFFNAAGGGDPVLYQHIFWFFGHPEVYIMILPAFGIVSAIVPAFSRKALFGYASMVYATAAIAILSFLVWAHHMFSTGMPVTGQLYFMYATMLISIPTGVKIFNWVATMWRGSLSFETPMLFSIGFIFVFTIGGFTGLILAVAPIDIAVHDTYYVVAHFHYVLVAGSLFALFGGAYYWLPKWTGRMYNERLGKIHFWSTMISFNVTFFPMHFLGLAGMPRRYVDYAGQFTDFHQIATIGAFWFGLSQLLLIYIVIQAARGKGEVASAKPWEGAEGLEWTVPSPAPHHTFEVPPVVK
- a CDS encoding cytochrome oxidase small assembly protein — encoded protein: MPPEQRRRNRRLGLLLAVFVIAVMAWTFLKGSQFLG
- a CDS encoding DUF2970 domain-containing protein, which translates into the protein MDDDFRDLTRRKLSFFQTLKAIAWGFFGVRRGRDHEQDIAKINPVYLIIAALIATVVFVVGLIMVARWFIGQAS
- a CDS encoding cytochrome c oxidase subunit 3: MHVETTAHPSKAPYYYVPGLSGHPVRASISLCLTLLGAATWINNWPGGFWVFLVGILSFLLVLFFWFSDAVRESETGLNSTRVDISYRWSMSWFIFSEVMFFAAFFGALWYTREIATPLLSDLDHRALLWPDFTGTWPNQGPAGTVAPFQTVGPLWLPTINTALLLTSGVTLTIAHHALRASKRGGAIFWLFMTVALGFAFVACQAYEYMHAYAELNLKFTSGAYGALFYMLTGFHGFHVIIGATMLTVMLIRLMRGHFTAEHHFGFEGAAWYWHFVDVVWLGLYLYVYWF